The DNA segment ATGATGTCTGGCGCTATCTGATCACCGCCCCCAATGCCGGTGCAAACCGCGCTGTGCTATGGGCCGCAACTTCCGCAAGTCTGGAACAGGTTATACCGGGCTATCTGGCCGGGTTGGCGCTTGGGGCTGCAACGGCACTGCTGCTGACGCTTGCGCCAGCACTTGCAGGCGGGGTTCTGCCCTTGGCGATTGCGCTGCGCTCGGTCCCCATCGTTACCACTGCCCCGCTTATTGTTCTGGCACTGGGGCGCGGGGCGGCGGGGTCCATCACGATTGTCGCCGTAATGACATTCTTCCCCGCCTTGGTGGCCTGCCTGCAAGGGTTACGCCAAGCACCGGGGCAAGTGTTGGATGTGATGCGCCTGTATGCCACCAACCCGCTTGCGCGCCTGTGGCACGCGCAGATTCCAGCCATGTTGCCTGCGTTCTTCGCCGCCGCACGCCTGTCGGTGCCAGCCGCCATTCTTGCCGTCACAGTGGCCGAATGGCTGGCAACGGGGCGGGGCTTGGGCGCACTGATGGCGCTGACGGCCTCGACCTCGGATTACAACTTGCTGTGGTCGGCGATTGTGGTGGTCACGCTGGGGGCCTGCATCGGCTATGGGCT comes from the Roseinatronobacter monicus genome and includes:
- a CDS encoding ABC transporter permease codes for the protein MGVLALRAMRGLDVEATWAIALIAAAVSMLAYGVIGWVAQTNAGARPEILMAPPPAPARGSTLTRGMKTLALVAITAALVIGVWWTLMEVFSLSRFFAKRPDDVWRYLITAPNAGANRAVLWAATSASLEQVIPGYLAGLALGAATALLLTLAPALAGGVLPLAIALRSVPIVTTAPLIVLALGRGAAGSITIVAVMTFFPALVACLQGLRQAPGQVLDVMRLYATNPLARLWHAQIPAMLPAFFAAARLSVPAAILAVTVAEWLATGRGLGALMALTASTSDYNLLWSAIVVVTLGACIGYGLVSMVERAVLARVAPEQLRS